Proteins encoded by one window of Nitrincola iocasae:
- a CDS encoding malate dehydrogenase encodes MRRPVRIAITGAAGAISNSLLFQIADGSMMGDDQPVILQLIEMPERMEALRGLAMELEDCAFPLLHTISLHDNVEEGFNNAHYVLLIGARPRGPGMERRDLLEVNAEIFTRQGKALNDHANRDVKVLVVGNPANTNALIASRNAPKLSPSQFTALTRLDHNRAKGILANHTGANPLDIDGIIIWGNHSPTQFPDLYHASVLGQPVMEQIDQNWYQQEFIPKVQTRGSQIIDARGVSSAASAAQAVIHHMRDWALGTPPGQIVSMGIISDGSYGIEKGIFYSFPVRCNYGRYQIVKGLDLNEYSLEMMKHTEQELLDEKAAVNHLLPTETEASHNHLTICLRSGVTLYADGTGPEASFKYLTTNRVL; translated from the coding sequence ATGAGACGCCCTGTTCGTATCGCCATTACCGGTGCCGCTGGTGCCATCAGTAACAGCCTGCTTTTCCAGATCGCCGATGGCAGTATGATGGGAGATGATCAGCCCGTCATCCTGCAATTGATTGAAATGCCTGAACGTATGGAAGCCCTGCGTGGCCTGGCCATGGAGTTGGAAGACTGCGCCTTTCCGTTATTGCACACTATTTCGTTGCACGATAATGTCGAAGAGGGCTTTAACAATGCTCACTATGTATTATTGATCGGGGCTCGTCCTCGTGGGCCGGGTATGGAAAGACGCGACTTGTTGGAAGTGAATGCGGAAATCTTTACCCGTCAGGGCAAGGCCCTCAACGATCACGCTAACCGTGATGTGAAGGTGTTGGTGGTGGGCAACCCGGCGAACACCAATGCGCTGATCGCCAGTCGTAATGCGCCTAAATTGTCGCCATCACAGTTCACTGCCCTGACTCGACTTGATCACAATCGGGCCAAGGGTATCCTGGCTAACCACACAGGGGCTAATCCACTGGATATTGATGGCATCATCATCTGGGGTAACCATTCACCGACTCAGTTTCCTGATCTTTATCATGCCAGTGTGCTGGGGCAGCCTGTTATGGAGCAGATCGATCAGAACTGGTATCAGCAGGAGTTCATCCCCAAGGTACAGACCCGTGGCAGTCAGATTATTGATGCCCGCGGCGTATCCAGTGCCGCATCTGCGGCTCAGGCCGTTATTCATCATATGCGCGACTGGGCGCTCGGCACCCCACCGGGCCAGATTGTTAGTATGGGTATTATCAGTGATGGCAGTTATGGTATTGAGAAAGGGATTTTCTATTCCTTTCCGGTGCGCTGTAACTATGGCCGCTATCAGATCGTTAAAGGGCTGGATCTGAATGAATACAGCCTGGAGATGATGAAGCATACCGAGCAGGAATTGCTGGATGAAAAAGCCGCGGTTAATCATCTGCTACCGACAGAAACCGAGGCGTCACATAACCATCTGACTATCTGCCTGCGCTCGGGGGTGACCCTCTACGCTGACGGCACCG